A window from Gossypium raimondii isolate GPD5lz chromosome 7, ASM2569854v1, whole genome shotgun sequence encodes these proteins:
- the LOC105788608 gene encoding uncharacterized protein LOC105788608 isoform X2 — protein MGDLHNNGGFAENQLSVHHGSLLDFLLFSSPMDDIFTCILSWTSYLRRRFIDFVENLVVQDVYRSKGSVSVSSTSYTEYFDSGTCQTSLGQGEEFLANTDSGIVNTNRSMQLRQAVPFIFQGLAFPFLALRVAWSSILVPWRFAFCYVKRTQAQVYSIISRMERTLRGSSDDIGWLQRTPGMAPVEDGTARFLELLEAIRNGEHTLPNSFVYLFVPGLFSNHGPLYFVATKKFFSKMGLTCHIAKIHSEASVEHNAWELKQYIEELYWGSGKRVMLLGHSKGGVDSAAALSIYWSELEHKVAGLALVQSPYGGSPIASDTLREGQIADKETRRIFELLICKTIKGDMRALEDLTYEKRKEFIMKHKLPEGVPLISFSSEAKVAPGVLATMTQIAHAELPRLPFLKFRNSEFDDVSQLGHQVPIVIPVSAAMALCALHLLLRYGEKSDGLVTCRDAEVPGSVIVRPEQKLDHAWMVYSSKKKNPNEPDATEMCEAILTLLVELGKRKQEEIEKS, from the exons GTCCATCATGGTAGTCTTCTggattttctcttattttcctcACCAATGGATGATATTTTCACATGTATTCTATCTTGGACATCTTATTTACGTCGCCGATTCATCGATTTTGTAG AGAATCTTGTCGTCCAAGATGTTTACAGAAGCAAAGGTTCTGTTTCTGTGTCTTCGACATCTTACACGGAATATTTTGACTCCGGAACTTGCCAAACTTCGTTGGGCCAGGGGGAAGAATTTCTCGCAAATACAGACTCCGGAATCGTAAATACCAATCGCTCTATGCAACTAAGACAAGCGGTTCCTTTCATCTTTCAAGG GTTGGCATTCCCGTTTTTAGCTTTGCGGGTTGCTTGGAGTTCGATCTTGGTGCCGTGGAGGTTCGCTTTCTGCTATGTGAAACGCACTCAAGCACAAGTCTATAG catTATATCACGGATGGAGAGAACATTACGCGGTTCATCCGATGATATTGGATGGTTACAACGCACCCCTGGAATGGCTCCTGTTGAGGACGGTACAGCAAGATTCCTTGAACTGCTAGAAGCTATAAG GAACGGAGAACACACGTTGCCAAATTCATTTGTATATCTATTTGTTCCAG GCCTTTTTAGCAATCATGGTCCCTTATATTTTGTTGCCACTAAGAAATTCTTTTCGAAAATGGGTCTCACATGCCATATAGCGAAAATCCACAGCGAG GCATCGGTGGAACATAACGCGTGGGAGTTGAAGCAATACATTGAGGAACTTTATTGGGGGTCGGGTAAACGTGTAATGCTGCTCGGTCATAGCAAAGGTGGAGTTGATTCGGCCGCGGCGTTATCAATTTATTGGTCCGAGCTAGAGCATAAAGTTGCTGGGTTGGCGCTGGTCCAGAGTCCGTATGGTGGTAGCCCTATAGCTTCTGATACTCTTCGTGAAGGCCAAATAGCTGATAAAGAAACTCGAAGGATCTTCGAGCTTTTGATATGCAAGACGATTAAG GGTGACATGCGAGCATTGGAAGATCTTACTTacgaaaagagaaaagagttcATCATGAAGCATAAGTTACCCGAGGGAGTCCCTCTTATCTCGTTTAGCTCGGAAGCAAAAGTGGCTCCCGGTGTACTAGCTACCATGACACAAATAGCTCATGCTGAGCTTCCCCGGCTTCCCTTTCTAAAGTTCAGGAATTCGGAGTTCGACGATGTCAGTCAACTTGGACACCAAGTGCCTATCGTAATTCCGGTTTCCGCTGCCATGGCCTTATGTGCTCTTCACTTGCTGCTTAGATACGGGGAGAAGAGTGATGGACTCGTGACGTGCCGTGATGCCGAAGTTCCGGGTTCGGTCATAGTGAGACCCGAGCAGAAGCTCGACCACGCTTGGATGGTGTACTCGTCGAAGAAGAAAAATCCAAACGAGCCAGACGCTACGGAAATGTGTGAGGCTATTTTGACCTTACTAGTAGAGCTTGGGAAAAGGAAGCAAGAAGAAATAGAGAAGTCTTAA